The Tenacibaculum jejuense genome includes a window with the following:
- a CDS encoding YicC/YloC family endoribonuclease, with amino-acid sequence MIQSMTGYGKSVLQLPTKKVTIEIKSLNSKNLDINTRIPSYYKEKELSIRKKLASALVRGKVDFSIYVEITADETSSSINKAVVNKYIDQLRDIVVVGTSDDVKLLEMAVRMPDALKTEREELDENEWSEIENHIDTALKDIVQYRTDEAASLENDFKQRITNIKSCLAQVHEMDGERIENVKQRLGKALDELKVEVDENRFEQELIYYLEKLDINEEKVRLANHLDYFLQTLDTSDSNGKKLGFIVQEIGREINTTGSKANYAPLQKVVIQMKDELEKIKEQILNVL; translated from the coding sequence ATGATTCAATCAATGACAGGATACGGTAAATCCGTATTACAACTTCCTACTAAAAAAGTAACTATTGAGATTAAATCACTTAATAGCAAAAATTTAGATATCAATACCCGTATTCCTTCATACTACAAAGAGAAAGAATTAAGTATCAGAAAAAAACTTGCTTCAGCATTAGTAAGAGGTAAAGTTGATTTTTCTATTTATGTTGAAATCACTGCTGATGAAACTTCTTCTTCTATAAATAAAGCTGTTGTAAATAAATATATCGATCAACTTAGAGATATTGTAGTTGTTGGTACTTCAGATGATGTAAAGTTATTAGAAATGGCAGTTCGTATGCCAGATGCTTTAAAAACTGAGCGTGAAGAACTAGATGAAAATGAATGGAGTGAAATTGAAAATCATATCGATACTGCTTTAAAAGATATTGTTCAATATAGAACTGATGAAGCTGCTTCATTAGAAAACGACTTTAAACAACGTATTACCAATATTAAAAGTTGTTTGGCTCAAGTTCATGAAATGGACGGTGAAAGAATTGAAAACGTAAAACAACGTTTAGGAAAAGCTTTAGATGAATTAAAAGTTGAAGTTGATGAAAACCGATTTGAACAAGAATTAATTTACTATTTAGAAAAGTTAGACATTAACGAAGAAAAAGTGCGTTTAGCAAATCACTTAGATTACTTCTTACAAACTTTAGATACTAGTGACTCTAACGGAAAAAAATTAGGATTTATCGTTCAAGAAATTGGAAGAGAAATTAATACTACTGGATCGAAAGCAAACTATGCTCCGTTACAAAAAGTAGTGATTCAAATGAAAGACGAGTTAGAAAAAATTAAAGAACAAATATTAAACGTATTATAA
- a CDS encoding HD domain-containing protein, whose amino-acid sequence MIQELYQNAMKFAGEKHCNQQVPGTKANYLLHISNVVMEVIIAHNYDNSFDINLAVQTAILHDTIEDTDTSFEEISLNFGKAVAEGVLALTKDEKLSTKEKRMRDSLDRINKLSKEIGIVKIADRITNLQEPPKHWNQNKIENYLKEAQLISNELSGKNDCLNNRLLQKIEAYSKFIKSKI is encoded by the coding sequence ATGATTCAAGAACTATATCAAAACGCCATGAAATTTGCGGGGGAAAAACATTGTAACCAACAAGTTCCTGGAACTAAAGCAAATTACTTATTACATATTTCTAATGTAGTGATGGAAGTTATTATTGCTCATAATTATGATAATTCTTTTGACATAAACTTAGCGGTACAAACTGCTATTCTTCATGATACTATTGAAGATACTGATACTAGTTTTGAAGAAATTTCATTAAACTTCGGAAAAGCTGTAGCTGAAGGTGTTTTAGCACTCACAAAAGATGAAAAATTAAGCACCAAAGAAAAACGGATGCGTGATAGTTTAGATAGAATTAATAAACTATCTAAAGAAATTGGTATTGTTAAAATAGCTGATCGAATTACGAACTTACAGGAACCACCAAAACATTGGAATCAAAATAAAATTGAAAACTATTTAAAGGAAGCCCAATTAATTTCAAACGAATTGAGTGGTAAAAATGATTGTCTGAATAACAGATTATTACAAAAAATAGAAGCGTACTCAAAATTTATAAAAAGTAAAATTTAA
- a CDS encoding alpha/beta hydrolase, whose amino-acid sequence MTKILKILKWFLIVIVTIIIVGLLFLRFSRFSDAMIYHVNGLEYSEFKSDFNHEEFYFDIAENTKIHAALFKPDSIPTIGTIFHFSGKGMHLMSVQKSYQPLLDKGFQIFCYERRDFGKSTGEAKNSTIIQEDALTMFDKIAALPNVKEKPIVIWGQSLGGAFATMTANKRENKIEGLLLEGTFSSFPDIGKEYARALHLENFKWLIPVIMNNDFPAEEEIKNLKIPIVIAHSKTDKQVRYELGKKLYKNAPKNNSVFWDINGKHIRGIYNHEKEYVNHFLKMIQ is encoded by the coding sequence ATGACTAAGATTTTAAAAATTTTAAAATGGTTTCTAATTGTAATAGTTACCATTATTATCGTAGGCCTTTTATTCTTAAGATTCTCACGATTTTCTGATGCTATGATTTATCATGTAAATGGATTAGAATACAGCGAGTTCAAATCTGATTTTAATCATGAAGAATTTTATTTTGATATTGCTGAAAACACCAAAATTCACGCAGCACTTTTTAAACCAGACTCTATTCCTACAATTGGAACAATCTTCCATTTTTCAGGAAAAGGAATGCATTTAATGTCGGTTCAAAAATCGTATCAACCCTTGTTAGATAAAGGATTTCAAATCTTTTGCTACGAACGTAGAGACTTTGGAAAATCTACAGGTGAAGCAAAAAACTCTACTATTATACAGGAAGATGCTTTAACTATGTTTGATAAAATCGCAGCTCTACCAAATGTAAAAGAGAAACCTATTGTAATTTGGGGACAATCACTTGGTGGCGCATTTGCGACGATGACCGCTAATAAAAGAGAAAATAAAATTGAAGGTTTATTATTAGAAGGAACTTTTAGTTCTTTTCCTGATATTGGTAAAGAATATGCGAGAGCTTTACATTTAGAAAACTTTAAATGGTTAATTCCTGTCATCATGAATAATGATTTTCCTGCAGAAGAAGAAATCAAAAACTTAAAGATACCTATTGTAATTGCGCATAGTAAAACTGACAAACAAGTTAGATATGAACTAGGAAAGAAACTTTATAAAAATGCTCCTAAAAATAACAGCGTTTTTTGGGATATAAATGGTAAACATATTAGAGGAATTTACAATCATGAAAAGGAGTATGTAAATCACTTCTTAAAAATGATTCAATAA
- the nadD gene encoding nicotinate (nicotinamide) nucleotide adenylyltransferase, translated as MKNIGLYFGTFNPIHIGHLIIANHMVENSDLDEIWMVVTPHNPFKKKSSLLDNHHRLEMVFKATEDYDKISPSDIEFKLPQPNYTVHTLAHISDKYPDNNFSLIMGEDNLKSLHKWKNYEVILQDHNVYVYPRISEGKVETQFDNHPKIHRVNAPIVEISSTMIRNAIKENKNIKPLLTAEVWQYIDEMNFYKK; from the coding sequence ATGAAAAACATTGGGTTATATTTCGGAACATTTAATCCTATTCATATTGGGCATTTAATTATTGCCAATCATATGGTAGAAAACTCTGATTTGGATGAAATCTGGATGGTTGTTACACCTCACAATCCTTTCAAGAAAAAAAGCTCTCTTCTTGATAATCATCATCGTTTAGAAATGGTGTTTAAAGCTACGGAAGATTACGATAAAATTTCTCCTTCAGATATAGAATTTAAATTACCTCAGCCGAATTATACAGTTCATACTTTAGCACATATTTCTGATAAATATCCTGATAACAACTTCAGTTTAATTATGGGAGAAGACAATTTAAAAAGTCTTCATAAATGGAAAAACTACGAAGTAATTTTACAAGATCATAATGTATATGTTTATCCAAGAATTTCTGAAGGAAAAGTAGAAACTCAATTTGATAATCATCCGAAAATTCATCGTGTAAATGCTCCAATTGTTGAGATTTCTTCTACAATGATTCGTAATGCCATAAAGGAAAATAAAAATATTAAACCATTACTTACTGCTGAAGTTTGGCAATACATAGACGAGATGAACTTTTATAAAAAATAG
- a CDS encoding DUF2200 domain-containing protein: MKSTAHHDERIANMTFASVYPHYVNKIEKKERTTEELHEVITWLTGFSSEEIQGLIDEKVTFKTFFERANLNPNADLIKGVICGYRVEEITNKLTQQARYLDKLIDELAKGRKMEKILRKPKE, encoded by the coding sequence ATGAAATCAACTGCACATCACGACGAAAGAATTGCAAATATGACATTCGCTTCTGTTTATCCGCATTACGTAAATAAAATCGAGAAAAAAGAGAGGACTACAGAAGAATTACATGAAGTAATTACATGGTTAACTGGATTTTCATCTGAAGAGATACAAGGTTTGATTGATGAAAAAGTAACGTTTAAAACTTTCTTTGAAAGAGCGAATCTAAATCCGAATGCTGATTTAATTAAAGGTGTAATCTGCGGATATCGAGTTGAAGAAATCACAAACAAGTTAACTCAACAAGCTCGATACTTAGATAAACTAATAGATGAATTAGCTAAAGGACGTAAAATGGAGAAAATTCTGAGAAAACCTAAAGAATAG
- a CDS encoding M23 family metallopeptidase: protein MAKNKKKPSKLKQKLTDKYRLVVLNEDTFQERFSLKLSRLNVFVFGGIFSILLITLTTFLIAFTSLKEYIPGYSSTKLKKDASRLTYKADSLRIRLAVLEKFTQAIRPVLTGDIKPEAIDSIRNEADKAAIDYEKLEATEQDLQFREEIERKDRYALSAGTANKAKIVFFAPITGNVTQSFNAANKHFAIDIVAKTGTPVKSIADGTVILSGWTAETGYIITVQHANNYVSVYKHNGQLLKQQGDFVKSGEVIASVGSTGELTTGPHLHFELWNNGYPVNPTSYINFQ, encoded by the coding sequence GTGGCTAAAAACAAGAAAAAACCGAGTAAGTTAAAACAAAAACTGACCGATAAATACAGATTGGTAGTTTTAAATGAAGATACGTTTCAGGAACGTTTTTCATTAAAATTATCGCGTTTAAATGTTTTTGTATTCGGCGGTATTTTTTCTATTCTGTTAATTACACTTACTACGTTTTTAATCGCGTTTACTTCTTTAAAAGAATATATTCCTGGCTATTCTTCAACAAAACTTAAAAAAGACGCAAGCCGATTAACTTATAAAGCAGATTCACTTCGTATCCGTTTAGCAGTTTTAGAAAAATTCACTCAAGCTATTCGTCCGGTTTTAACTGGCGATATAAAACCAGAAGCTATTGACTCTATTAGAAACGAAGCAGACAAAGCTGCTATCGATTATGAAAAACTAGAAGCTACAGAACAAGATTTACAATTTAGAGAAGAAATAGAACGTAAAGATCGTTATGCGTTATCAGCTGGAACAGCAAACAAAGCTAAAATTGTATTCTTTGCTCCAATTACCGGAAATGTAACACAATCTTTTAATGCAGCCAACAAACATTTCGCTATAGATATTGTCGCCAAAACAGGAACTCCTGTGAAATCAATTGCAGATGGAACCGTTATTCTTTCTGGATGGACGGCAGAAACTGGTTATATCATTACAGTACAACATGCTAATAATTATGTTTCTGTATATAAACATAACGGACAATTACTAAAACAACAAGGTGACTTTGTAAAATCTGGTGAAGTTATTGCTAGTGTAGGTTCTACAGGTGAATTAACAACTGGGCCTCATCTTCATTTTGAGTTATGGAACAATGGTTATCCTGTAAATCCAACAAGCTATATTAACTTTCAGTAA
- the gmk gene encoding guanylate kinase, translating into MAKEFQGKLFVFSAPSGSGKTTIVRHLLAQERFNLEFSISATSRAPRGEEKDGIDYYFISRDEFIQKIKSEEFLEWEEVYTENFYGTLKTEVERIWSEGKHVIFDIDVAGGLRIKKKFPEETLAVFVKPPSVDELKRRLKERKTESEDKINMRIAKASVELATAPQFDTIIKNYDLSTALQEAEDLVSDFIGLDKN; encoded by the coding sequence ATGGCGAAAGAGTTTCAAGGAAAATTATTTGTGTTTTCGGCACCTTCTGGATCTGGTAAAACAACAATTGTTCGTCATTTATTAGCACAGGAACGCTTTAATTTAGAGTTTTCAATTTCTGCTACTTCTAGAGCTCCACGTGGAGAAGAAAAAGACGGAATTGATTATTATTTTATCTCGAGAGATGAATTTATTCAGAAAATAAAATCTGAAGAATTCCTAGAGTGGGAAGAAGTATATACTGAAAACTTCTACGGAACTTTAAAAACAGAGGTAGAACGTATTTGGTCTGAAGGAAAACATGTGATTTTTGATATCGATGTTGCTGGTGGATTACGTATTAAAAAGAAATTTCCTGAAGAAACATTAGCTGTTTTTGTAAAACCACCAAGTGTTGATGAATTAAAAAGACGCTTAAAGGAAAGAAAAACAGAAAGCGAAGATAAAATCAACATGCGAATTGCTAAAGCTTCTGTTGAATTAGCTACTGCGCCTCAGTTTGATACTATTATTAAAAACTACGATTTAAGTACAGCTTTACAAGAAGCAGAAGATCTGGTTTCAGACTTTATTGGTTTAGATAAAAATTAG
- a CDS encoding RDD family protein, translating to MTREERLSFCKICKNQKLDFKQGIVCGLTNAPANFENSCDSFDEDITLKNEIIFQEFENIHETVGKGIRLANYLLDLIFIYILGYLIGLMIGPILVNIAPDLIYSTNTSKILLFEYALGAFINMIYYVSFEASSGRTIGKYITKTKVVTLDGEKPNFSVIVMRSLCRLIPFEGFSFLGAEDSGWHDTFSKTKVVKA from the coding sequence ATGACTAGAGAAGAACGTTTAAGCTTCTGTAAGATTTGTAAAAATCAAAAATTAGATTTTAAACAAGGAATTGTTTGCGGACTAACTAATGCTCCTGCTAACTTTGAAAACTCATGCGATTCTTTTGATGAAGATATAACCTTAAAAAATGAAATTATTTTTCAAGAGTTTGAAAATATTCATGAAACTGTTGGTAAAGGAATCCGATTGGCAAATTATCTACTTGATCTTATTTTTATTTATATACTGGGTTACTTGATTGGTTTAATGATTGGACCGATATTAGTTAATATTGCTCCTGATTTAATTTATTCTACAAACACAAGTAAAATTTTACTTTTTGAGTATGCTTTAGGTGCTTTTATAAATATGATTTACTATGTTTCTTTTGAAGCAAGTTCAGGAAGAACTATAGGTAAATATATTACGAAAACAAAAGTAGTTACCCTTGATGGTGAAAAACCGAACTTTAGTGTAATTGTAATGCGTTCTTTGTGTAGACTAATACCTTTTGAAGGTTTTTCTTTTTTAGGTGCCGAAGATTCTGGTTGGCATGATACTTTTTCAAAAACAAAAGTAGTAAAGGCATAA
- a CDS encoding GH3 auxin-responsive promoter family protein, giving the protein MSLKSLLAIPFAKRAVKQVRKWASKPIKTQDKVFQYLISEGCKTAFGKDHDFVSINSYEDFKKRVPVNDYEGLRPYVDRMVAGEENILWKGKPIYFAKTSGTTSGAKYIPITKESMPTHIKSARNVLLFYINETKDASFVNGKMIFLQGSPVLEDMNGIKLGRLSGIVAHYVPNYLLKNRLPSWETNCIEDWDTKVDKVVEETLPENMSVISGIPSWVQMYFEKLIDKTGKTISEIFPNFNFFIYGGVNFEPYKNKFEALIGKKIDYIELYPASEGFIAFQDSQKEKGMLLQLDSGIFYEFIPATEFFDENPTRISLKDVQLGVNYVIILNTTAGLWGYNIGDTVEFTSLAPYRIKVTGRIKHFISAFGEHVIGKEVEKALNDAIVGTNVNVSEFTVAPQVNPESGLPYHEWFIEFENEPENLDEMAAKIDTSMQQQNIYYQDLIEGKVLRPLLIRKVKKGGFHEYMKSIGKFGGQNKIPQLSDNRKIADVLNNFLKQ; this is encoded by the coding sequence ATGTCATTAAAATCTTTATTAGCTATTCCTTTCGCAAAACGAGCGGTAAAACAAGTAAGAAAATGGGCTTCTAAACCAATTAAAACTCAAGATAAAGTTTTTCAATATTTAATTTCTGAAGGATGTAAAACTGCCTTTGGAAAAGATCATGACTTTGTTTCGATTAATTCTTATGAAGATTTTAAAAAACGTGTTCCTGTTAACGATTATGAAGGTTTACGTCCTTATGTAGATAGAATGGTTGCTGGTGAAGAAAATATTTTATGGAAAGGAAAACCAATCTACTTTGCTAAAACATCTGGAACAACATCTGGTGCAAAATATATTCCAATCACTAAAGAATCGATGCCAACACATATTAAATCGGCACGAAATGTTTTGTTATTTTATATCAACGAAACTAAGGATGCTTCTTTTGTAAATGGAAAAATGATCTTTTTACAAGGAAGTCCAGTTCTTGAAGATATGAATGGAATTAAGTTAGGTCGTTTAAGCGGAATTGTAGCGCATTATGTCCCTAATTATTTATTGAAAAATAGATTACCAAGTTGGGAAACAAATTGTATTGAAGATTGGGACACAAAAGTAGATAAGGTAGTTGAAGAAACATTACCTGAAAACATGAGTGTAATTAGTGGAATTCCTTCTTGGGTTCAAATGTATTTTGAAAAGTTAATTGATAAAACAGGAAAAACAATTTCTGAAATTTTCCCTAACTTCAATTTCTTCATTTACGGCGGTGTAAACTTTGAACCTTACAAGAATAAATTTGAAGCTTTAATTGGTAAAAAAATCGATTATATCGAACTATATCCAGCTTCTGAAGGTTTTATTGCATTTCAAGATTCTCAAAAAGAAAAAGGAATGCTATTACAGCTTGATTCTGGTATTTTTTACGAGTTTATTCCTGCTACTGAATTCTTTGATGAAAATCCAACGCGTATTTCCTTAAAAGACGTACAATTGGGTGTAAACTATGTTATCATTTTAAATACAACTGCAGGACTTTGGGGATACAATATTGGAGATACTGTTGAATTTACTTCTCTAGCTCCATATCGAATAAAAGTTACTGGAAGAATTAAGCATTTTATTTCTGCTTTTGGTGAGCATGTTATTGGTAAAGAAGTTGAAAAAGCATTAAACGATGCTATTGTTGGAACAAATGTGAATGTAAGTGAATTTACTGTAGCTCCACAGGTAAATCCAGAGTCTGGATTACCATATCACGAGTGGTTTATTGAGTTTGAAAATGAACCCGAAAATTTAGATGAAATGGCTGCAAAAATTGATACTTCTATGCAGCAACAAAATATTTATTATCAAGATTTAATTGAAGGAAAAGTATTACGTCCATTACTGATTCGAAAAGTTAAAAAAGGTGGTTTTCATGAATATATGAAATCGATAGGTAAATTCGGCGGACAAAACAAAATCCCACAACTTTCTGATAATCGTAAAATAGCCGATGTTTTAAACAATTTTTTGAAACAATAA
- a CDS encoding DMT family transporter, producing MNTRVIALLAVSIVTIIYGVTFTVAKEVMPHYVKPFGFIFLRVFGAAAVFWFLSLFIKNDKIEKGDYKTIALSAFFGIALNMLTFFKGLNYTTPISASVMMVTSPILVLIFSSILIKERPTLTKIIGVIIGLIGAVVLIVYGTEPGADAKNMMLGNFLVFINAASYGMYLVIVKKVVAKYKPVTFIRWLYFFGCIFVFPFGIAEFSEVQWTIIPISGYLRIGFVVIFASCITYLFNLFALSKLKPTTVSVFIYLQPVVASIYALLVGSDQLNTIKILASILIFAGVYLVSKQTAESTSK from the coding sequence ATGAACACTAGAGTTATAGCGTTATTAGCAGTTTCTATTGTTACTATTATTTACGGAGTTACTTTTACCGTAGCCAAAGAAGTAATGCCTCACTATGTAAAACCATTTGGTTTTATCTTTCTTAGAGTATTCGGAGCTGCTGCTGTATTTTGGTTTTTAAGTTTATTTATTAAAAACGATAAAATTGAAAAAGGTGATTATAAAACCATTGCCTTATCAGCTTTCTTCGGTATTGCATTAAACATGCTTACCTTTTTTAAAGGTTTAAATTATACAACACCAATTAGTGCATCTGTAATGATGGTAACTTCACCTATTTTAGTGCTTATTTTTTCGAGTATTTTAATTAAAGAACGTCCAACATTAACCAAAATCATTGGTGTTATTATCGGATTAATCGGTGCAGTCGTTCTTATTGTTTACGGAACTGAACCCGGAGCAGATGCTAAAAATATGATGTTAGGAAATTTCTTGGTGTTTATAAATGCCGCATCCTATGGAATGTATTTGGTTATTGTTAAAAAAGTCGTTGCAAAATATAAACCGGTTACATTTATCAGATGGCTATATTTCTTCGGATGTATTTTTGTGTTTCCTTTTGGAATAGCTGAATTCTCAGAAGTACAATGGACAATTATTCCAATATCTGGCTATTTAAGAATTGGATTCGTAGTTATTTTTGCTTCTTGTATCACATATCTTTTCAACCTTTTTGCATTATCCAAATTAAAACCAACGACAGTAAGTGTTTTCATTTATTTACAACCTGTTGTCGCTAGTATTTATGCATTATTGGTAGGAAGTGATCAATTAAATACGATTAAAATTTTAGCGAGTATTTTAATATTTGCAGGTGTGTACTTGGTTTCTAAACAAACTGCCGAGAGTACAAGCAAATAA
- a CDS encoding alpha-ketoglutarate-dependent dioxygenase AlkB family protein: MMVKGITYIENWILNSDQLFHHFITNINWDERMTARKTASYGVAYNYSQISYPDQEFIPELKTIIASIEEELGFTPNNCLLNYYLDGKSSMGFHSDQTDILYENTGVVIISLGETRTLRFRRINAKEVTKDYLLTSGSLFYMTDAVQEEWQHAIPKTNTDLGRISLTFRKIK, encoded by the coding sequence ATGATGGTCAAAGGTATTACATATATTGAAAATTGGATTTTAAATTCAGACCAGTTATTTCATCATTTCATTACAAATATAAATTGGGATGAAAGAATGACTGCAAGAAAAACAGCTAGTTATGGCGTTGCTTACAATTATTCACAAATTAGTTATCCAGATCAAGAGTTTATTCCCGAACTAAAAACTATTATTGCAAGCATTGAAGAAGAGTTAGGTTTCACACCTAATAATTGTTTACTTAATTATTATTTAGATGGAAAATCTAGTATGGGATTTCATTCAGATCAAACCGATATTCTTTATGAAAATACTGGTGTTGTAATTATTTCTTTAGGTGAAACCCGTACACTTCGATTCAGAAGAATTAATGCAAAAGAAGTTACTAAAGATTATCTTTTAACTTCTGGCTCTTTATTTTATATGACCGATGCAGTTCAAGAAGAATGGCAACATGCAATTCCAAAAACAAATACCGATTTAGGAAGAATTAGTTTAACTTTCAGGAAAATTAAATAA
- a CDS encoding right-handed parallel beta-helix repeat-containing protein produces the protein MKKIIPIILFSLLSLFSCSKDTIEGPIENPIPEEPDISSNTPCDFDLSNAEEGETISIDCSLNLEGKTINLPKAITILFNEGKIENGTLNFTEDGKIDGALLNNSLTIQGDIQLTKNEFDFIPSKWGIVEGVTTNEISRTNRDILENNMTFIKSLGASIFKIDKMDAFFNVDEPDILPSEAAINVPSDFTLKMTNNTHLRMQPNAAIRPTLLATFTASNVTIDGGVLHGDRDSHDYTTINSTHEWGHLLRITGTKNSVFKNIRFEDATGDAIDVHAYGHSFDPHYTYCDNVLITNNIMLRSRRNHISITDGRNITVEKNDFIDASIHTNKSTGIAPGFAIDVEAVRHGNPRGISEIAEDIFIKNNTENGSRVGAVTVHTGDRVTIEGNKFENSISYSTSIGTIIRNNEIIATTYKNINNGTAIVAGRADRYDDNYNGKVYGNTIENYAIGMTVSNKDLEVYANKITNCKTGLRITTIRNAKIYDNIITSSKENSDGIVSHPNLEYMDNVIVGGESKGNTIKVTRTPLKFVNVNEKSGQENFKLIVANNIITSENTSSFSKTHGFEFIENTISQGGVRIVNSENGKINNNSITSTSSNGIRLDTGCKNLTIKDNTINVTGNNLECIKINTTDGININIENNSCN, from the coding sequence ATGAAAAAAATAATCCCTATAATACTATTTTCTTTACTTTCTCTTTTTTCTTGTAGTAAAGATACTATTGAAGGACCTATTGAAAATCCGATACCTGAAGAGCCAGATATTTCCTCTAATACACCATGTGATTTTGATTTATCTAATGCAGAAGAAGGAGAAACCATTAGTATTGATTGCTCTCTAAATTTAGAGGGAAAAACTATTAATCTTCCCAAAGCCATAACAATCCTTTTCAATGAAGGGAAAATCGAAAACGGAACTTTAAATTTTACTGAAGATGGTAAAATTGATGGTGCTCTTTTAAACAATTCTCTAACAATTCAAGGAGATATACAACTTACCAAAAATGAATTCGATTTTATTCCTTCTAAATGGGGAATTGTAGAAGGAGTTACAACTAATGAGATTTCTAGAACAAACAGAGACATTTTAGAAAATAACATGACTTTTATTAAAAGTTTAGGAGCTTCTATATTCAAAATTGACAAGATGGATGCTTTTTTTAATGTTGATGAACCTGATATTTTACCTTCTGAAGCAGCTATTAACGTTCCTTCTGATTTTACACTTAAAATGACTAACAATACACATTTAAGAATGCAACCTAATGCTGCTATAAGACCTACATTATTAGCAACTTTTACAGCAAGTAATGTTACAATTGATGGTGGTGTTTTACATGGAGATAGAGATAGTCATGATTATACGACAATTAATAGTACGCATGAATGGGGACATCTTTTACGTATAACAGGTACCAAAAACTCAGTTTTTAAAAACATTAGATTTGAAGATGCTACAGGCGATGCCATAGACGTCCACGCCTATGGACATTCTTTTGATCCTCATTACACGTATTGTGATAATGTTTTAATTACTAATAATATAATGTTGAGAAGTAGGCGTAACCACATTTCTATTACAGACGGAAGAAATATTACTGTGGAAAAAAATGATTTTATTGATGCTAGTATTCATACAAATAAATCTACAGGTATTGCCCCTGGTTTTGCTATTGATGTAGAAGCTGTTAGACATGGAAATCCTAGAGGTATTTCTGAAATAGCTGAAGATATTTTTATTAAAAATAACACTGAAAACGGAAGTCGTGTTGGAGCTGTAACAGTTCATACGGGTGATAGGGTTACTATTGAAGGTAATAAATTTGAAAACTCTATTTCTTACTCTACATCTATAGGTACAATTATTAGAAACAATGAAATTATTGCTACAACCTATAAAAATATAAATAACGGTACAGCAATAGTTGCTGGTAGAGCAGATCGATATGATGACAATTACAATGGTAAGGTTTATGGTAATACTATTGAAAATTATGCTATTGGAATGACTGTTAGTAATAAGGATTTAGAGGTTTATGCTAATAAAATAACGAATTGTAAAACTGGACTCAGGATAACAACGATCAGGAATGCAAAAATATATGACAATATCATAACAAGTTCTAAAGAAAATAGTGATGGTATTGTAAGTCATCCTAATCTTGAGTATATGGATAATGTTATTGTTGGTGGAGAATCAAAAGGAAATACTATAAAAGTTACAAGAACTCCTTTAAAGTTTGTAAATGTAAATGAGAAGAGTGGACAAGAAAATTTTAAGTTAATTGTAGCAAACAATATAATAACTTCAGAAAATACTTCCAGCTTTAGTAAAACTCATGGTTTTGAATTTATTGAAAACACAATATCTCAAGGAGGCGTAAGGATTGTAAATTCTGAAAACGGAAAAATCAACAATAATTCAATTACATCAACA